Proteins encoded in a region of the Flavobacteriaceae bacterium HL-DH10 genome:
- a CDS encoding heavy metal translocating P-type ATPase, with protein sequence MAKQEDHDYVPKYIKFFGENTELYFAITSGSFWILGVAFSFISSVPEITPIIFFIIGGLFGAYFTLISARKDILKGKFQIDFLMLFAALGATALGKYGEGTLLLFLFSLGHALEHYAMKRARKSIAALSDLTPPMAIVRRNGIVTEISIEKLELGDIIIIKPNSKIAADGVITKGTSAVNQAPITGESVPVDKYPSEKWKDESNLTKIASEHRVFAGTINGNGLLEVKVLKQSKDSTLSRLINLVKEAETQKSPTQQLTDKFEKNYVPLVLGLVFLLCFGFLVIDETFQESFYRAMSVLIAASPCALAISTPSAVLAGIARAARQGVLIKGGRPLEDLGSVHAIAFDKTGTLTQGKPTLTHAIPFGKNTKEQLLKAAIAVEKLSDHPLADAIVQGAEKELGDITILPAENITSLTARGIQAQWDGTTVHIGNRRLFEELTEKKVPTEIHEKMTELESNGHTSMIVYQDNTYLGIISVMDISRPEAASTLSALKKMGIKKMIMLTGDNQKVADAIAKKIGITDPLGSLLPEEKVNAIEKLKKEVGTVAMVGDGVNDAPAMVKSTVGIAMGAAGSDVALETADIALLADKLDNLPFAIGLSRKAKHIIKQNLVISLGMVAILVPLTITGTIVLGLAVIGHEGSTLVVVLNALRLLSYTPSK encoded by the coding sequence ATGGCAAAACAGGAAGACCACGATTATGTTCCTAAATATATTAAGTTCTTTGGAGAAAACACCGAACTTTATTTTGCAATAACAAGTGGAAGCTTTTGGATTTTAGGTGTTGCCTTTTCATTTATTTCCAGCGTTCCTGAAATTACACCTATTATTTTCTTTATCATTGGCGGACTTTTTGGAGCCTATTTTACTCTTATTAGCGCAAGAAAAGACATACTAAAAGGAAAGTTTCAAATAGATTTTTTAATGCTTTTTGCCGCTTTAGGCGCCACAGCTTTGGGGAAATATGGTGAAGGTACTTTACTGCTTTTTTTATTTAGTTTAGGTCATGCCTTAGAGCATTATGCCATGAAACGAGCAAGAAAATCAATTGCTGCGCTTTCAGACTTAACACCACCCATGGCAATAGTAAGAAGGAATGGTATTGTAACTGAAATTTCTATTGAAAAGTTGGAACTGGGTGATATTATTATAATAAAACCAAATTCTAAAATTGCGGCAGACGGCGTTATTACAAAAGGAACAAGCGCCGTTAATCAAGCTCCTATTACAGGTGAAAGTGTTCCTGTTGATAAATATCCATCGGAAAAATGGAAAGATGAAAGCAACCTTACAAAAATAGCCTCTGAACATCGTGTGTTTGCTGGAACCATTAATGGTAATGGTCTCTTAGAAGTGAAGGTTTTAAAACAATCTAAAGACAGTACGCTATCTAGATTAATCAACTTAGTTAAAGAAGCTGAAACTCAAAAATCACCAACACAACAACTAACAGATAAATTTGAAAAAAATTATGTCCCTTTAGTTTTGGGTCTGGTATTTTTACTATGTTTTGGGTTTTTAGTTATCGATGAAACTTTCCAAGAAAGTTTTTATAGAGCGATGTCTGTTTTAATTGCCGCTTCCCCTTGCGCTTTAGCCATCTCAACGCCAAGTGCCGTACTGGCAGGTATTGCTAGAGCAGCGCGTCAAGGTGTTTTAATAAAAGGCGGGCGTCCATTAGAAGATTTGGGTAGCGTGCATGCTATTGCATTTGACAAAACAGGAACGCTCACTCAAGGCAAGCCAACACTTACTCATGCCATTCCTTTTGGCAAAAATACCAAAGAACAGTTACTTAAAGCAGCAATAGCTGTAGAAAAATTGAGCGACCACCCACTTGCAGATGCTATTGTTCAAGGCGCTGAAAAAGAGCTTGGAGACATCACAATTTTACCTGCAGAAAATATAACATCATTAACTGCTCGAGGTATTCAAGCCCAATGGGATGGCACTACAGTTCATATTGGTAATCGTAGACTCTTTGAAGAATTAACAGAAAAAAAAGTGCCTACCGAGATTCATGAAAAAATGACAGAACTTGAATCTAATGGGCATACCTCTATGATTGTTTATCAAGATAACACCTATTTAGGCATTATCTCTGTAATGGATATTTCTCGTCCAGAAGCTGCTTCTACACTTTCTGCTTTAAAAAAAATGGGCATAAAAAAAATGATTATGTTAACGGGAGACAATCAAAAGGTAGCTGATGCCATTGCCAAAAAAATTGGTATTACCGATCCATTAGGTAGTTTACTACCAGAAGAAAAAGTAAATGCTATCGAAAAATTAAAAAAAGAAGTTGGCACTGTAGCCATGGTAGGTGATGGTGTTAATGATGCTCCTGCCATGGTAAAAAGCACCGTTGGTATTGCAATGGGAGCAGCAGGCTCAGATGTTGCTTTAGAAACAGCAGATATTGCTTTGTTGGCAGATAAACTAGATAACCTCCCATTCGCAATTGGTTTAAGTAGAAAAGCAAAACATATAATAAAACAAAATTTAGTTATCAGTTTAGGTATGGTAGCCATTCTTGTACCATTAACTATTACGGGCACTATAGTTCTTGGATTAGCTGTAATTGGACACGAAGGCTCAACTTTAGTCGTCGTTTTAAATGCTTTACGATTATTGAGCTACACCCCTTCAAAATAA